The stretch of DNA TGATAAACAATCGGATCTCCTCCTCCTGTCGGGTTAAAGAAAGCCGTTCCTGCAATCAAATCGAAGGAAAGTAAAATCAAAGCTGCTGCTAAAACTGGTGTACCTAGTAAAACCAAAGCAGAAGTAGCCAACATCGACCAGCAAAACAAAGGCATACTATGGATATCCATATCTGGGATGCGCATCGTCAAAATAGTGGTGAGAAAGTTAATCGCTCCCAAAATTGAGGATGTTCCCAAAATTAAAATGGTCATAATCCAAAGTTCTTCGCCCCATTTACTTGCAACTAAGCTTAAAGGAGGATAAGAAGTCCAGCCAGCTTGCGGTGCGCCGACAAAAAAGCTACTTAATAGTAAAACTCCTCCAACAGGCTGCATCCAGAAAGCGACTGCATTCAACCGAGGAAATGCCATATCTTCTGCCCCAATCATCAGAGGAATCAGATAGTTAGCAAAAGCAGCCCCTGCGGGAATAATCCACAAAAACAACATGATCGATCCGTGCATCGTCATCGTCTGATTGTAAAACTCAGGCTGAATAAAATCGGGATCGGGAGTTGCCAATTCGGTGCGCATTACTTCAGCCAACGCACCACCAACAAAATAGAAAAAGAAAGCTGTAACTAAATATTGAATACCGATGACTTTATGGTCGGTATTAAAAGTGAAATAATCTTGCCACTTCCTTGGTTGATGTTCAACCCCATGTCCATTAATTTGAGAAGTAGCAGTATCTGCTGCTGATGTACTCATAAAATCCTAAATCTTGAATGTTTGTTTGCCAACGGTTTAGACTTATAACTGTTTTTTAGGTCAATCTGGTTGGCGATGAAACTGGATTAATTTAATGATGAGAATGATGTAGTAGTGCTAAAGAATTGGCTTCTAAACCGATTTTTTCGGCATAAGGAGCTAACAAATCCGGCTCTGTAGACTGAGAATTAAAAGCTATAGACTGATTTGTTTCACCATCTGCGATCGTATTTTGCTGTACCCATTGCTCGTATTCTGCTGCTGTTTGTACGTACAACTGAGTTTTCATACCGCCATGATAAGCCCCACATAATTCAGCACAGATCACAGGATATTGACCAATTCTAGTGGGAGTAAAGGTTAATTGTACTTCTCTACCTGGGATAGCGTCTTGTTTAATGCGAAATTCTGGTAGCCAAAATGCGTGTAGCACATCTCCAGCAGAAATATTAAGTTGGACTGGACGATCTACAGGAATGTGTAACTCTCCAGAAACAATACCTGTGTCAGGATAGGTAAACACCCAAGCGTATTGAATGCCATTGACATTAATAATTAAAGGATTAGCTCCTTGATTGCTCTCAGGAGAAGCTCCTAAACCTAAAGCTAATTGTTGGTTTTCTGAATTAAAAGCAATCAATTCCGATTGATGAGAGTGGGCAAGCTTTTTAGGTCCCATATCATGGGCAGCCATCGGATCGAGTCCACCCATAGCATTGTAGACTTCAAAACTGTAGATAGACAAAATGAAAACGATCACAGCAGGTATGGCAGTCCAAACAATTTCTAAAGGAACGTTTCCTTCTATTGAGGGGCCATCGGTAGTATCGCCTTCGCGTCTACGAAATTTAATCAGGATGTAGACTAGAACTCCTTCAATTAACAAAAATAGACCTGTAGCAATGGTCATCATTAAATTAAAAAGTTCATCTACTTGAGTTGCTTCATTAGAAGCAGCTATTGGTAATAGTCCATGATTTTGACCGTACCAAAGACTGATCAAAGTTAGTACTATACCTGCAATGAGAGTAACTATATTACTGGGAATATTCACGGGTATCTCTTCTCTAAATCTGCTAGCTAGGAATGAAATGAATTTATTACGACAACGGAGACACAATTAGTTCAATCACGACAATAAATTGAATTTAAGTTATTTACCTTCCTTTGTACTAGGGTAAGACAAACTTCTAGCTAGGAGTTAGTTAGAGACAGAATCTCAGATTATTTTTTAGATTTTTTTCGGGATCACTAAAGTTAAGATTAGCATTTTTAAAACAATCAGATGAGCGATCAAGAAAAAAACAAATAACTTTAATTTTTTATTTAGAATTTGATGAATTTTTATTAATTAAATTTTAAGTCAATCTGAAGAATCTCCAAAAGAATTTATCTCTAGTAAAAACGTCGCTAGATTGATAGATAGGGGAAAAAATTTGTTTTTTCTTTCGACTCTTTTGCAATTGAGCAATCACAGAAACACTAATCAAGTTTTATAAACGTATTTATTGCTATGGCACAGTCAATATTTCAGCCACAAGTTAAACCAAGTAACCAAAATTTCTCTCAATCTCAACCTCAGATTTGGCTACGTCGTTTAGTGTGGAAAATAGCGATCGCGACTTTACTATTGATGGCAGTAGGTAGTGCAACCAGAGTAATGAATGCAGGTTTAGCTTGTCCAGATTGGCCTTTGTGTTATGGTCAACTAGTACCGACTCAACAGATGAATCTCCAAGTGTTTCTAGAATGGTTTCACCGCCTAGATGCTGCTTTGATTGGTTTAAGCGCGATCGCTTTAGTTGGTTTATCTTGGTGGCATCGGGCGAAAGTACCTACTTGGCTACCTTGGGCTGCTTGTTTTGCGCTTTTTTTAATCGTATTTCAAGGTATTCTTGGTGGGCTTACAGTAACTCAATTACTGCGTTTTGATATTGTTACGGCTCATTTGGGTACAGCTTTACTTTTTTTCTGTACTTTGATTGTGATCGGAACTTGTTTAACTCCTTATCAAGGTACTCAAGTAGCAGGAAAGTTAGCTTTCGTTGGTTTAAGCGCAGCTATTTTGGTTTATCTTCAAAGTTTAATCGGAGCTTTAGTCGCTTCTCGCTGGGCTTTACATCAATGTTTAAGTGACTCGCAATTGTGTCTAGTGATGAATAGTCATATTGCTGGAGTCTTTCCTCCTACCATCGCCACGATTGTTTTAGTATGGTTAGCTTGGCGTACCCCTGCTTTATCCGAACAGTTGAGACAATTA from Stanieria cyanosphaera PCC 7437 encodes:
- a CDS encoding cytochrome c oxidase subunit II, producing the protein MNIPSNIVTLIAGIVLTLISLWYGQNHGLLPIAASNEATQVDELFNLMMTIATGLFLLIEGVLVYILIKFRRREGDTTDGPSIEGNVPLEIVWTAIPAVIVFILSIYSFEVYNAMGGLDPMAAHDMGPKKLAHSHQSELIAFNSENQQLALGLGASPESNQGANPLIINVNGIQYAWVFTYPDTGIVSGELHIPVDRPVQLNISAGDVLHAFWLPEFRIKQDAIPGREVQLTFTPTRIGQYPVICAELCGAYHGGMKTQLYVQTAAEYEQWVQQNTIADGETNQSIAFNSQSTEPDLLAPYAEKIGLEANSLALLHHSHH
- a CDS encoding COX15/CtaA family protein, whose protein sequence is MAQSIFQPQVKPSNQNFSQSQPQIWLRRLVWKIAIATLLLMAVGSATRVMNAGLACPDWPLCYGQLVPTQQMNLQVFLEWFHRLDAALIGLSAIALVGLSWWHRAKVPTWLPWAACFALFLIVFQGILGGLTVTQLLRFDIVTAHLGTALLFFCTLIVIGTCLTPYQGTQVAGKLAFVGLSAAILVYLQSLIGALVASRWALHQCLSDSQLCLVMNSHIAGVFPPTIATIVLVWLAWRTPALSEQLRQLANTAAGLVGLQILLGIATFKLHLQVEPLTVTHQAVGAILLGVLVAFTVLALRDRSGNQSYQKEAIRN